From Plasmodium brasilianum strain Bolivian I chromosome 3, whole genome shotgun sequence, the proteins below share one genomic window:
- a CDS encoding ATP-dependent DNA helicase DDX31, protein MKKLKEKKKFSKKDILKGNSEKIKTFLKSKKKKKIKGLKEKLFSKNASKDRAGITKKKDNNRRGKEWKTKKKEKEKVKRGKEQQNRDEDKNILCEFLENDGKGGCVTNNNLHDLFIKKKKIKEGSKSAINCKNVSDPVTHLDYSNENCNVKKSALENGEDRKSDKDVSEMNLVKYHNRGTKISNSTNNNNNNNSSSSSYSSSIFEGLFSDLREVLSECLIKTLEKNNFTKTTSIQRTSIPLMFKENDVFLKCMTGSGKTLCYAIPAVQKILNMKEKNIKITRDMGTFILILSPTRELAVQINSLFYVLTKPYPYIVVSCITGGEKKKSEKNRLRKGISILTCTPGRLLDHLEHTKSLKLTYLKSVILDEADKIIYLGTQDKIKLIYDMIKKLKHEEIVCMQEEVKNYDQVRKNFQMIFISATLNRAIKSLANYCLTNKTLWVEKKSVTRASFSAYGADLESGNAQGNASENMADSSADNAADNSAQNDDGNTNFITGSYPQSENFGSYELPEQLRQHCILLDMKQKFWCLLCMLLECVEKKMKPVVFLSNHNSVEYFQILLKNIYWPTDVKKKNIEVNKRLNKEIKPVLEKEDELLLKKHLENCVLNKYKEVKRDDFKLLPYKNLIVDDIYGGCGDEQDRYHAYIDNDDEGEQILYNINTDKHKRVYLFKNVPIYILHGNLSKEDRLGNFNDFSKNANGILLCTDIASRGLNFNSLDVVIQYDIPQVLEEYIHKVGRTARLNKEGFSYLFLLYQEKEFINILKNKNIVLKEIKGNELINKIKKEYIPSFLKSVGGNVLEFLQNHFQSIVKSNNTLIEKSTSAYLCSVTSYYSVSKNLRTVFNAKNLHLGHLAYTFMLDQTPKEISRFNKKHNYLKVKKHTVLSNKDKRFLRSKGFKKKKA, encoded by the coding sequence ATGAAAaagttaaaagaaaaaaaaaagttttccAAAAAGGATATTTTAAAGGGGAAtagtgaaaaaataaaaacgtttttgaaaagtaaaaaaaaaaaaaaaataaaaggactTAAAGAAAAGctcttttcaaaaaatgcTTCAAAGGATAGAGCAGGTATTACGAAGAAGAAAGACAACAATAGGAGAGGAAAGGAATGGAAGACGAAAAAGAAGGAGAAGGAGAAGGTGAAGAGAGGGAAGGAACAACAAAATAGGGATGAAGATAAGAACATTCTTTGTGAGTTCCTCGAAAACGACGGAAAAGGAGGCTGTGTAACgaataataatttacatgacttgttcataaaaaaaaaaaagatcaaGGAAGGGAGTAAATCAGCTATAAATTGTAAGAACGTAAGTGATCCTGTTACCCATTTAGACTATAGTAACGAAAATTGTAACGTTAAAAAGAGTGCGTTAGAAAATGGAGAAGACCGAAAAAGTGATAAGGACGTTTCAGAGATGAACTTAGTTAAGTACCATAATAGGGGAacaaaaataagtaatagtaccaacaacaacaacaacaacaacagcagtagcagtagttACAGCAGTAGCATATTTGAGGGACTGTTTTCCGACTTGAGGGAAGTGCTAAGTGAATGCCTCATAAAAACTCTAGAGAAAAACAATTTTACGAAAACAACGAGCATTCAAAGAACGAGTATCCCTCTGATGtttaaagaaaatgatgTGTTTCTAAAATGTATGACCGGTTCAGGCAAAACGCTATGTTACGCAATACCTGCTGTTCAGAAgattttaaatatgaaagaaaagaatataaaaattacaagaGATATGGGtacattcattttaattCTATCACCAACAAGGGAATTGGCTGTACAAATAAatagtttattttatgttttaacgAAACCGTATCCGTACATTGTTGTGTCATGCATAACAGgtggagaaaaaaaaaaatcggaAAAAAATAGGTTAAGAAAAGGAATATCTATTTTAACATGTACACCTGGGAGATTATTAGATCATCTGGAGCACACGAAATCGTTGAAATTAACTTACTTAAAAAGTGTTATATTGGATGAAGCTGATAAGATAATATACTTAGGAACacaagataaaataaaattaatttatgacatgataaaaaaattaaaacatgaAGAAATTGTTTGCATGCAAGAAGAagtgaaaaattatgatcaAGTCaggaaaaattttcaaatgatTTTTATATCAGCAACATTGAACCGTGCGATAAAAAGTTTAGCCAACTACTGCTTAACGAATAAGACGCTTTGGGTGGAGAAGAAAAGTGTAACTCGAGCCAGCTTTTCGGCGTACGGTGCTGATTTGGAAAGTGGTAATGCACAGGGGAATGCTTCCGAGAATATGGCTGATAGTTCCGCAGATAATGCTGCTGATAATTCTGCGCAAAATGATGATGGGAACACTAATTTCATCACAGGGAGCTACCCCCAGAGCGAAAACTTTGGCAGCTATGAACTTCCGGAACAGTTAAGGCAGCATTGCATATTATTAGACATGAAGCAAAAATTTTGGTGTTTACTTTGCATGTTGTTGGAGTGCGTGGAAAAGAAGATGAAGCCGGTGGTATTCTTGTCGAACCATAATAGTGTGGAATATTTCCAGATCCTTttgaagaatatatattgGCCTACGGatgttaagaaaaaaaatatagaagtgAATAAAAGATTGAATAAGGAAATTAAGCCTGTTCTAGAGAAGGAGGACGAGCTATTATTAAAGAAGCATTTAGAGAACTGTGTGTTGAACAAGTATAAGGAAGTGAAAAGGGACGATTTCAAATTACTACCGTACAAAAATTTGATTGTCGATGATATATATGGAGGATGTGGTGATGAGCAGGATAGATATCATGCCTATATAGATAATGATGACGAAGGGGagcaaatattatataacatcAACACGGATAAACATAAAAgagtttatttatttaaaaatgttcctatatatatattgcacGGTAATTTATCAAAAGAAGATAGACTAGGTAATTTTAACGACTTTTCAAAAAACGCTAAtggtattttattatgtacagATATAGCTTCAAGGGGTTTAAATTTTAACTCGTTAGATGTTGTTATACAATATGATATACCTCAAGTGCTAGaggaatatatacataaagtTGGTAGAACAGCAAGATTAAATAAGGAAGGGTTttcctatttatttttattataccaagaaaaagaatttatcaatattttaaaaaataaaaatattgtattaaaagaaataaaagggaatgaattaattaataaaattaaaaaagaatatattccTTCCTTTTTGAAATCCGTTGGTGGTAATGTTTTAGAGTTTTTACAAAATCATTTCCAATCCATTGTTAAATCGAATAATACGCTCATAGAAAAGTCAACAAGTGCATACTTGTGTTCAGTTACATCTTACTATTCGGTTagtaaaaatttaagaacAGTATTTAATGCAAAGAATCTACATCTTGGTCATCTCGCATATACCTTTATGTTAGATCAGACACCCAAAGAAATTTCCAGGTTTaacaaaaaacataattacttaaaagttaaaaaacaCACAGTGCTCAGCAACAAGGATAAGAGATTCTTGCGGTCAAAGGGGTTCAAGAAAAAGAAGGCATGA
- a CDS encoding hypothetical protein (conserved Plasmodium protein), with protein MNFLFYTNKTKENNINLENLESDPVTLSIHLEEKYACSGDVFKAIFRLKGPRKYFGNVKLDYIVIYIYGMYIFNNEVLYINSNDLIGKQDRLNFPFYRRRDINEQKFLIFYTNSIILCTDINFEKPDDLSYYLLECILPPFVPPSYNGKNVKFKYYIYVQSVKRLYKNRKEFITKKSEAYFPIQVLSAKYHTSPILNFSCFPIKPLDLKIDNKGNNYKYFFHNFHIIIRDSKRDSITGSYGGFRSNDCIGSAFIESECKDSETKESEYKAGFFKSIFFKDSESKNRNYKDEDTKDDYTKDSNSKDYDYKTYSSNKRAMVNALQKASFNSMNIPTYIYNNANKTNLECLLCIYNICCQRKEDSSLYLLNYVVYNYNYFYFLHLFFYIVYHYDYYIGKVRTNPRMKKGLPFRSLINMLRNCNSNTLKEAGGSGCKGLSDVPSLVLNRSSSPVLGIEKKQGGNPLPKEDSANKERNGTCIASAACTGEGHTSGTFGDMDTAFNNSSRGRSTSRSNKWDQYCSGEQADDQRHHQQQKYHEHHHHQEDDAFLECPLNNIVLYDDDDLNHFYFCNYDDFMFNEVKYVPIRWYDNLVLDKAKYVYAKGSESNFANINFDSYSQSEQSTCSDEEEEGEGEGDAVNCPAPQVRAHNKRHSSNNYGSDDNHSSSRSSSSSSSSSSNNNNNNNNNNNNNNNNNCSRRSSANEDIPGEMHEEGMGQSSDSKRRRGTHSEEGDRGNEDHDKIRQETKGETKSKRSNEGQHRSNSEGQDKSNNEGQDKSNNEGQDKSSNEGQDKSNNEGQDKSNNEGQDKSNNEGQDKSNNEGQHRSNNERQDKSNCIVYYDKNFEKMNTIIKHMYEENMFRCINTKKIKSCSLSNANNTSTDSFLLNIDEEKKNAPFNNPSKNVYRINSNNKNICFITVTDGINNNITNTFTPNSIININIDFKNAEIHTLHVDAYLVRIEKIKINPKILTITRNRLYDENDALEEGYSSLDSDNSSYNVISNKKIIMQQNVSTLYCSEKNISITLNDEIIPTFRNDLVKIQYFIETDFFCFNNSNNAFEPFSHNKVLDHVYSLKFRIPIFVIQGVHDSLYENNSNVDIPWHNTTNSKLLEHQLFLKYNHKFTYTDKKQFVKSMKM; from the coding sequence ATGAACTTTCTCTTTTATACTAACAAAACAAAAGAGAACAATATAAACCTTGAGAACTTAGAGAGTGACCCAGTAACGCTGAGTATACACCTAGAAGAGAAATATGCATGCAGCGGTGATGTATTTAAAGCTATATTTAGATTGAAAGGACCTAGGAAATACTTTGGAAATGTTAAACTGGattatatagttatatatatatatggaatgtatatatttaataacgaggtattatatataaatagtaatGATCTGATTGGGAAACAAGATAGATTAAATTTTCCGTTTTATCGTAGGAGAGATATAAATGAACAGAAgtttttaatcttttataCTAACtctataatattatgtacagatataaattttgaaaaaccCGATGATTTATCTTATTACCTTTTAGAATGTATATTACCGCCTTTTGTACCCCCATcatataatggaaaaaatgtaaaatttaagtattacatatatgtacagtCAGTTAAAcgattatataaaaatagaaaagaattTATTACAAAGAAATCTGAAGCTTATTTCCCCATACAAGTTCTAAGCGCTAAGTATCATACTTCACCtatacttaatttttcatgCTTCCCTATAAAACCATTGGATCTAAAAATAGATAACAAGGGAAATAATTATAAGTATTTCTTCCACAActttcatattataattagGGATTCAAAGAGGGATAGCATAACTGGGAGTTATGGCGGCTTTAGGTCGAATGATTGTATAGGAAGTGCCTTCATAGAAAGTGAATGTAAAGATAGCGAAACCAAAGAAAGCGAATATAAAGCTGGTTTCTTTAAAAGCATTTTCTTTAAAGATAGTGAAAGTAAGAACAGAAATTATAAAGATGAGGATACCAAAGACGATTACACCAAAGATAGTAATTCCAAAGATTATGACTACAAAACCTACAGCAGTAATAAACGCGCAATGGTAAACGCTCTGCAGAAAGCTAGCTTTAATAGTATGAATATCCcgacatatatttacaacaaTGCGAACAAAACAAACTTAGAATGCTTGTTATGTATCTATAACATTTGCTGCCAGAGGAAAGAAGATTCTTCTCTTTATTTACTGAACTATGTTGTTTACAATTacaattacttttattttttgcactTGTTTTTTTACATAGTATACCACTACGACTACTATATCGGTAAAGTTAGAACCAATCCGCGTATGAAGAAAGGCTTACCTTTTCGGTCCCTTATAAACATGTTACGGAACTGTAATAGTAATACTTTAAAAGAGGCGGGTGGTAGTGGCTGTAAGGGCTTGTCAGATGTGCCATCATTGGTTTTAAATCGATCATCGTCCCCCGTACTTGGAATAGAGAAGAAACAGGGAGGGAATCCCTTACCAAAGGAGGACTCTGCAAATAAAGAGCGAAATGGAACATGCATAGCAAGCGCAGCGTGCACAGGTGAGGGGCACACAAGTGGAACATTCGGAGATATGGATACAGCATttaataatagcagtaggGGTAGAAGCACGAGTAGAAGTAATAAATGGGATCAATATTGCTCAGGTGAACAAGCAGATGATCAGCGTCATCATCAACAACAGAAGTATCATGAGCATCACCATCACCAGGAGGATGATGCATTTTTGGAGTGCCCTCTAAATAATATCGTCCTGTATGATGATGACGATTTGaaccatttttatttttgcaattATGATGACTTTATGTTCAATGAAGTGAAATATGTGCCTATACGATGGTATGACAACCTAGTTTTAGACAAAGCtaaatatgtgtatgcaAAAGGTAGTGAGAGTAATTTTGCCAACATAAATTTTGACAGCTACTCACAGTCGGAGCAAAGTACATGTAGCGATGAAGAGGAGGAGGGAGAAGGAGAGGGAGACGCCGTTAACTGTCCAGCTCCTCAGGTGCGTGCTCACAACAAAAGGCACAGTAGTAATAACTACGGTAGTGACGACAATCACAGCAGCAGTAGAAGcagcagtagcagtagcagcagtagcagcaacaacaacaacaacaacaacaacaacaacaacaacaacaacaacaacaactgTAGTAGAAGAAGCAGTGCAAATGAAGACATACCAGGTGAAATGCATGAGGAAGGAATGGGCCAGAGCAGTGATAGCAAAAGAAGAAGGGGAACCCATTCAGAGGAGGGTGATAGGGGCAATGAGGACCATGACAAAATTAGGCAAGAAACGAAAGGAGAAACAAAAAGTAAGAGAAGCAATGAAGGACAGCATAGGAGCAACAGTGAAGGACAAGATAAGAGCAACAACGAAGGACAAGATAAGAGCAACAACGAAGGACAGGATAAGAGCAGCAACGAAGGACAGGATAAGAGCAACAACGAAGGACAGGATAAGAGCAACAACGAAGGACAGGATAAGAGCAACAACGAAGGACAGGATAAGAGCAACAACGAAGGACAGCATAGGAGCAACAACGAAAGACAAGATAAGAGCAACTGTATAGTATATTacgataaaaattttgaaaaaatgaataccataataaaacatatgtatGAAGAAAACATGTTCAGGTgtattaatacaaaaaaaataaaatcatgtTCTTTATCAAATGCAAATAATACTAGTACAGATTCATTTCTGCTTAATATAgacgaagaaaaaaagaatgcgCCTTTTAATAATCCAtctaaaaatgtatataggATAAACtcgaataataaaaatatttgttttattacaGTAACGGatggaataaataataatataacaaatacatttacacctaatagtattattaatataaatatagattttaaaaatgcGGAGATACATACTTTACATGTAGATGCTTATCTAGTaagaattgaaaaaattaaaataaaccCCAAAATTTTAACTATTACAAGAAATAGATTgtatgatgaaaatgatgcTTTAGAAGAAGGTTATTCATCACTTGACTCAGATAATTCTtcatataatgttatatcgaataaaaaaattataatgcaACAGAATGTTTCTACCTTGTATTGctctgaaaaaaatattagtattACATTAAACGATGAAATAATACCAACATTTAGAAATGACCTTGTAAAaattcaatattttattgaaacagactttttttgttttaacaACAGCAATAATGCTTTTGAACCATTTTCTCATAACAAAGTACTGGATCATGTGTACAGTCTGAAATTCCGTATTCCTATATTTGTTATACAGGGAGTACATGACAGTTTGTATGAAAACAACTCTAATGTAGATATACCTTGGCATAATACTACAAACAGTAAATTGCTTGAGCACCaactttttttgaaatacaATCATAAGTTTACCTACACGGATAAGAAGCAATTTGTGAAGAGCATGAAAATGTAG
- a CDS encoding rhoptry protein — MPTQAKARPEKLTAIRNYLQNFDYKNEKESINGFVELLKDIDIKMVVFDFDLTIIGAHSGGYIDKSNDIKNIGLAVTNHFKIFSKALYENGIKIAVATFSDDEAISSRRGKSTTLIAGEDLVQHCIKKSKCETKIEKVYAYYPYYYREPKKYKALGLQKPMSNDKSFHLEKIRQEFDVNIDEIIFIDDDVKNCVSAKKEGYITFNVTGKDGFNFKNIKIL; from the exons ATGCCTACACAAGCGAAAGCGAGACCTGAAAAACTCACTGCAATAAGAAACTACTTACAAAACTTTGactataaaaatgaaaaagaaa GCATTAATGGCTTCGTGGAGCTGCTCAAGGatattgatataaaaatGGTGGTGTTTGATTTCGACCTGACCATAATAGGAGCACATTCAG GAGGGTACATCGACAAGTCGAACGACATAAAAAACATAGGACTGGCTGTTACTAATcacttcaaaattttttcgAAGGCTTTGTACGAGAATGGCATTAAAATTGCCGTCGCCACGTTCTCAG ATGACGAGGCCATTAGCAGCAGAAGAGGAAAGTCCACAACTCTTATTGCCGGTGAAGATCTAGTCCAACACTGTATAAAGAAAAGCAAGTGTGAAACTAAGATAGAAAAAGTCTACGCATACTACCCATA tTACTATAGAGAAcccaaaaaatataaagccTTGGGGCTTCAAAAACCTATGAGCAATGACAAATCGTTTCATCTTGAGAAG ATACGACAAGAATTTGATGTAAACATAGACGAGATAATATTTATTGATGACGATGTGAAGAACTGTGTTTCTGCCAAGAAAGAGGGGTACATTACTTTTAACGTAACAGGAAAGGATGGCTTTAATTTCaagaacataaaaattttgtag